A genomic segment from Aegilops tauschii subsp. strangulata cultivar AL8/78 chromosome 1, Aet v6.0, whole genome shotgun sequence encodes:
- the LOC141041794 gene encoding uncharacterized protein, translating to MVSEKYAVVAHITSAARPNDAAWVQDDAHILSWLYTRVSSEIFRLVHQRGATAAEIWAAILSLFMENAEHQAVFLATEFRRIEQGGSSIIDYFGRLKECADLLADLGEVVQDREQVL from the exons ATGGTATCAGAG AAGTATGCGGTTGTCGCCCACATCACCAGCGCGGCGCGCCCCAACGACGCCGCTTGGGTTCAGGATGATGCTCACATCCTCTCCTGGCTGTACACACGAGTGAGCTCGGAGATCTTCCGCCTCGTCCACCAGCGCGGTGCCACGGCCGCCGAGATATGGGCCGCGATCCTCTCGCTATTCATGGAGAACGCCGAGCACCAGGCCGTCTTCCTCGCCACAGAGTTTCGGCGCATCGAGCAGGGTGGCTCGTCCATCATCGACTACTTTGGCCGCCTCAAGGAGTGCGCCGACCTTCTCGCTGACCTCGGCGAGGTCGTGCAGGATCGCGAACAGGTCCTTTAA